The following are encoded in a window of Pelotomaculum isophthalicicum JI genomic DNA:
- a CDS encoding TetR/AcrR family transcriptional regulator — MSITSEERHAEIMDTAIKLFRKKNYHGTSMQDIAEAVGIYRGSLYHYINSKEEILYRIVERPVSKGYESLRKIQLEENLPPVEKLRQAMKYHVRYSMEHQAVVAIMLEDTKHLSEECQKQIREAQKRYEETFFNIIKEGIQKGDFKNLDPQIVTFAIFGMTNWMYRWFDVDGKLSSDEVAELFLDMILNGLLVE; from the coding sequence ATGTCTATAACATCTGAAGAGCGTCATGCTGAAATTATGGATACGGCAATTAAATTATTTCGTAAAAAAAATTATCATGGCACGTCGATGCAGGATATTGCCGAGGCGGTTGGAATTTACCGTGGAAGTCTTTACCATTACATCAACAGCAAAGAAGAAATACTGTACCGTATTGTTGAACGGCCGGTTTCAAAGGGTTATGAGTCACTTAGAAAGATCCAGTTAGAAGAAAACCTCCCTCCTGTAGAGAAGTTGCGCCAGGCAATGAAATACCATGTCAGGTATTCGATGGAGCATCAGGCGGTGGTAGCCATCATGCTTGAAGATACCAAGCACTTGTCTGAAGAGTGTCAGAAGCAGATTCGTGAAGCTCAGAAGAGATATGAAGAAACTTTTTTTAATATCATTAAAGAGGGCATTCAAAAGGGAGATTTCAAAAATTTAGATCCTCAGATTGTTACTTTTGCTATTTTTGGTATGACTAACTGGATGTACCGTTGGTTTGACGTTGATGGAAAACTGTCGTCTGATGAAGTCGCCGAGCTTTTTCTGGATATGATTTTAAATGGGTTGTTGGTTGAGTAA
- a CDS encoding sigma-54 interaction domain-containing protein: MNSEMVENSLTTTTEGLNIGSLAVDKLCRVVKANKVAGEILTKEKIQGVNVLQVIHNEFKELSSIFQDSYDGISIVDMNGVVTRLNKAFERVTGLKIEKVLGINLYDVQKRGHYFDPDVALKVLKTGKPVTILQKFTNGKEIMAIGNPVFNSKGEVIRVVVNFRDITELRQLQEELRQTQELNAQYLFEMENLREKYTKDHCVIFKSKEMEKIIDLATRVSIVESPVLIQGESGVGKEIIANLLHNLNPKRRKHPMIKVNCGAIPQELMESEFFGYESGAFTGASRSGKPGYFELANKGTIFLDEIGELPLGLQVKLLRVLQGQEVTRVGGVKTIKVDVRVLAATNRDLEPMIKENSFREDLFYRINVIPIRIPSLRERKEDIAPLLFHFLDIYNKKYDLKKSLSDEVVDCLARYDWPGNIRELINLIERLVVTTDNQQITVENLPLKYRIEKNNNLYRLDQMNLTLAIEELERLLVTRALKLHKSTYKAAKVLGVSQSTVVRMAKKYKLTSSNC; this comes from the coding sequence ATGAATAGTGAAATGGTTGAAAATAGTTTGACCACGACGACTGAGGGACTGAATATTGGCAGCCTCGCAGTTGACAAGTTGTGCCGGGTAGTTAAAGCTAACAAGGTTGCCGGAGAGATTTTAACAAAAGAAAAAATTCAGGGCGTTAATGTATTGCAAGTGATTCATAATGAGTTTAAGGAGCTAAGTTCAATTTTCCAGGATTCTTACGACGGAATTAGCATAGTTGATATGAATGGAGTTGTAACACGTTTAAATAAAGCTTTTGAACGCGTAACTGGTTTAAAAATCGAAAAAGTCCTGGGTATCAATCTTTACGATGTGCAGAAAAGGGGTCACTATTTTGATCCGGATGTGGCGTTAAAAGTGTTAAAAACTGGTAAGCCGGTTACCATCCTGCAGAAATTTACTAACGGAAAAGAAATAATGGCTATCGGTAATCCGGTTTTTAATAGTAAAGGTGAAGTAATTAGGGTAGTAGTTAACTTCAGGGATATTACCGAGTTGAGGCAACTTCAGGAGGAACTGAGACAAACCCAGGAATTAAATGCCCAGTACCTGTTTGAGATGGAAAATTTGAGAGAAAAATATACAAAGGATCATTGTGTGATCTTTAAAAGCAAGGAAATGGAGAAAATCATTGATCTTGCCACAAGGGTTTCTATCGTAGAGAGTCCTGTTCTCATCCAAGGAGAATCCGGGGTCGGCAAGGAAATAATCGCGAACTTGCTCCACAACCTGAATCCGAAAAGAAGAAAACATCCAATGATCAAAGTGAATTGCGGCGCGATTCCCCAGGAATTAATGGAAAGTGAGTTTTTTGGCTATGAATCCGGCGCTTTTACAGGAGCCAGCAGGTCTGGGAAACCGGGCTATTTTGAGTTGGCAAATAAAGGCACGATTTTCCTGGATGAAATTGGCGAGCTCCCGCTGGGATTGCAGGTCAAGCTTTTGCGTGTCCTGCAAGGGCAAGAAGTTACCAGGGTTGGTGGGGTAAAAACAATTAAAGTTGACGTCCGGGTGCTGGCTGCGACTAACAGGGACTTGGAGCCTATGATCAAAGAGAATTCCTTCCGGGAGGACCTTTTTTACCGCATTAATGTCATTCCCATCCGGATTCCATCACTGCGGGAGCGCAAAGAAGATATTGCCCCCTTACTATTCCATTTTCTTGATATATATAATAAGAAATATGATTTGAAAAAGAGCTTGTCGGACGAAGTCGTTGATTGTCTGGCAAGGTATGATTGGCCGGGGAATATCAGGGAGCTGATAAACTTAATTGAAAGGCTCGTTGTAACAACCGACAACCAACAGATAACTGTTGAAAACCTGCCTCTGAAGTACCGTATTGAAAAAAATAATAATTTGTATCGACTGGACCAGATGAACCTGACCTTAGCCATCGAGGAACTTGAACGGCTTTTGGTTACCCGGGCGCTTAAATTGCATAAGAGTACATATAAGGCCGCCAAGGTGCTCGGGGTTAGTCAAAGCACGGTTGTCCGGATGGCCAAAAAATATAAACTTACCAGCTCAAACTGCTAA
- a CDS encoding acetate uptake transporter family protein, whose amino-acid sequence MSEKSHSWATPSPAGLVALAMACFTFFALLTGKITPASSGLMGIWLLGGFAVQIIVGIVELKEGNILAGNIFTFFSAFFMLVTGLEFIFKFFASVNGWKIDAHVDGWGWLPLAAAVTLWAPAYLKSPKCLFGVVISLTPALWIISFMDMGVWPHEMAPIAGWLAFSGGTFGVYTSAAVILNTAFGRSILPMGAPFIKPQPVSNPVSGSKSA is encoded by the coding sequence ATGTCGGAGAAAAGTCACAGTTGGGCCACACCAAGCCCGGCAGGGTTGGTAGCGCTGGCAATGGCATGCTTTACTTTCTTTGCTCTTCTGACCGGAAAAATAACCCCTGCCTCTAGTGGATTAATGGGCATATGGTTATTAGGCGGTTTTGCCGTACAGATTATCGTTGGCATTGTGGAATTGAAAGAAGGTAATATCTTAGCCGGCAATATTTTTACCTTTTTTTCCGCTTTCTTTATGCTAGTAACCGGGCTGGAATTTATTTTTAAGTTTTTCGCGTCTGTAAACGGCTGGAAAATCGATGCGCACGTTGACGGTTGGGGCTGGCTGCCTCTTGCAGCCGCGGTTACCCTGTGGGCTCCGGCTTACCTTAAATCCCCGAAATGCTTGTTTGGAGTCGTGATCAGTTTGACGCCGGCCCTTTGGATTATTTCCTTTATGGACATGGGCGTCTGGCCTCATGAGATGGCGCCTATCGCCGGTTGGCTCGCATTTTCCGGTGGTACCTTCGGTGTGTACACCAGCGCCGCGGTTATCCTGAATACAGCTTTCGGTCGGTCTATCTTGCCGATGGGCGCGCCTTTTATTAAGCCTCAGCCTGTTTCAAACCCTGTTTCAGGATCAAAGTCCGCCTAA
- a CDS encoding class I adenylate-forming enzyme family protein, translating into MNIVDFITRNAELYPNRRAVICGDDGREFTWSEYNQLINRFGNGLIKLGVQKGDRVGVYLPNGPEWLIAFFGAMKIGAVALPFNILYKTGEISYILSNSRAKVVVGASKEVQQNILNILNEIPSVEKIVTLGEAVEGTIDFQSFISENSDVLATVDCAEDDTATMLYTSGTTGRPKGVMLTHKNFVTKAAINGVAEQISEQDIFMTATPYCHIFITVTLLGPLYVGASVLSMSRFNPEKALELLSNYKVTHFAGVPTMYIFMMNSYSPEKYDLSSWRLKQTAGYAMPPELFNKIEETFGKGLCEYYGSTETGATVTYNRWGHSKIGSIGPVAPGYSMKIVDENFNELPAGEVGEILVKGNGIFKGYWEMPEASKEASKSSTGKIMKRLLTVD; encoded by the coding sequence GTGAATATTGTTGACTTTATAACAAGAAACGCTGAATTATACCCTAACCGCAGAGCTGTCATCTGCGGCGACGACGGTCGTGAATTTACCTGGTCGGAGTATAACCAACTGATTAACCGGTTTGGCAACGGCCTGATCAAATTGGGGGTTCAGAAGGGCGACAGAGTGGGTGTTTATCTGCCGAACGGCCCTGAATGGCTTATCGCTTTTTTCGGCGCCATGAAAATCGGCGCAGTGGCATTGCCGTTTAATATTCTGTATAAAACCGGTGAGATATCTTATATCTTAAGTAATTCCCGGGCTAAAGTGGTGGTCGGCGCATCGAAAGAGGTTCAACAAAACATTTTGAACATCCTGAACGAAATCCCGTCAGTGGAAAAGATCGTGACACTGGGGGAAGCTGTGGAAGGGACAATTGATTTTCAATCATTCATTTCGGAAAATTCAGATGTTCTGGCTACCGTGGACTGCGCTGAAGACGACACAGCGACGATGCTTTACACTTCCGGCACCACCGGGCGGCCCAAGGGAGTCATGCTCACCCACAAAAACTTCGTGACTAAAGCCGCAATAAACGGCGTGGCCGAGCAAATTAGCGAGCAGGACATTTTTATGACGGCAACTCCTTACTGCCACATTTTTATTACCGTAACTCTGTTAGGGCCTTTATACGTTGGAGCCAGTGTGCTCAGTATGTCGCGCTTTAACCCGGAGAAGGCGTTGGAGTTACTTTCCAATTACAAGGTTACTCACTTTGCCGGTGTTCCGACCATGTATATTTTTATGATGAATTCCTACTCGCCGGAAAAATATGACCTCAGTTCCTGGCGCCTCAAACAAACAGCCGGATACGCCATGCCTCCGGAGCTGTTTAATAAAATTGAGGAAACCTTTGGTAAAGGTTTATGTGAGTATTACGGCTCAACAGAGACTGGCGCCACGGTGACCTACAACAGGTGGGGGCACAGCAAAATCGGCTCAATCGGACCGGTGGCGCCGGGGTATTCCATGAAGATTGTGGATGAAAATTTCAATGAACTGCCGGCAGGTGAAGTTGGAGAGATTCTGGTCAAGGGGAACGGAATTTTCAAGGGCTACTGGGAAATGCCCGAGGCCTCCAAAGAGGCTTCCAAGAGTTCAACCGGCAAGATTATGAAACGTTTGTTGACGGTTGACTAG
- a CDS encoding 3-hydroxyacyl-CoA dehydrogenase family protein, with protein sequence MEVKKIGVLGAGAMGSGIALVAAQSGYDVVLSDIDLAFVDKGLKWIGNFLNKSVEKGKMTAEQKDAIIGKIVRTTGVDEFNDVDVVIEAIIEDLQVKKDAFNQLDQVCKPEALLTTNTSSISITQIAASTKRPDRVAGLHFFNPAPVMRLVEIIRGYYTSDDTVNTLLDVTVKFNKKSIVVKKDSPGFVVNRVMMAQYIEAIKLVEEGVATPEDVDIAVKLGLNHPMGPFELHDFTGTDIGYHVANYFCDECKDIRWNPPLALKELIRAGRLGRKTGSGWYNY encoded by the coding sequence ATGGAGGTTAAAAAGATAGGCGTATTGGGAGCGGGCGCCATGGGCAGCGGCATTGCCCTGGTGGCGGCACAATCCGGCTATGACGTCGTATTAAGTGACATTGATTTAGCTTTTGTTGATAAGGGGCTTAAATGGATCGGCAACTTCTTAAACAAAAGCGTGGAGAAAGGCAAAATGACCGCTGAGCAGAAGGACGCGATAATTGGCAAGATTGTCCGGACGACCGGTGTCGATGAATTTAACGATGTAGATGTGGTTATCGAGGCGATTATCGAAGATCTTCAGGTTAAAAAAGACGCTTTTAATCAACTCGACCAGGTCTGTAAGCCGGAAGCTTTGTTAACAACAAACACCTCTTCAATTTCCATAACCCAAATCGCCGCTTCCACCAAGCGTCCTGACCGGGTAGCGGGCTTGCATTTCTTTAACCCCGCGCCGGTAATGAGATTGGTTGAAATTATCAGGGGCTATTACACAAGTGATGATACAGTCAATACACTGCTTGACGTAACGGTTAAATTCAATAAAAAGTCGATTGTGGTTAAAAAAGATTCACCGGGTTTTGTCGTAAACCGGGTGATGATGGCACAATATATTGAAGCAATCAAGTTAGTTGAAGAAGGAGTGGCAACCCCGGAGGATGTCGACATTGCTGTCAAGCTGGGCTTGAACCACCCCATGGGTCCTTTTGAATTACATGATTTCACCGGGACTGACATCGGTTACCATGTCGCCAACTACTTCTGCGACGAGTGTAAAGATATTCGCTGGAACCCTCCCCTGGCGCTCAAGGAACTGATCCGCGCCGGCCGGCTGGGCCGCAAGACGGGCTCAGGATGGTATAACTATTAA
- a CDS encoding enoyl-CoA hydratase/isomerase family protein has protein sequence MYETIALQIEEGIATISLNRPPVNALNTRLFQELGQVAAELDADPAVRVVVITGSGDKAFAAGVDITEMKDLTPVGAYHFCKTARSAFVSIENMSKPTIAAVNGLALGGGCELALTCDFRLASETAKFALPEINLGIIPGGGATQRLPRLLGVARAKELLFLGEMIDANQAGQYGLVNKVVPVADLAQEAKALANKLAVKSAHALGVIKNSVNAGLNMSLSEALDFETKNFILVFASDDRREGIGAFMEKRKPVFTGK, from the coding sequence ATGTATGAGACTATCGCTCTTCAGATTGAGGAAGGAATAGCCACCATATCTTTAAACAGGCCGCCGGTCAATGCTCTGAACACCCGCCTGTTTCAGGAACTCGGGCAAGTCGCGGCTGAACTTGACGCTGACCCTGCCGTCCGGGTGGTGGTTATCACCGGGTCCGGAGACAAAGCGTTCGCTGCCGGCGTCGACATAACTGAAATGAAGGACCTGACTCCGGTGGGAGCTTATCATTTCTGCAAGACGGCCAGAAGCGCTTTTGTCTCGATTGAGAATATGAGCAAGCCGACAATAGCGGCTGTGAACGGGCTGGCGTTGGGCGGCGGCTGCGAACTGGCCTTGACCTGCGATTTCCGGCTGGCGTCGGAGACAGCCAAGTTTGCCCTGCCCGAGATTAACCTGGGGATTATCCCAGGCGGGGGCGCCACGCAGCGGTTGCCCCGCTTGCTAGGAGTCGCCCGGGCGAAGGAGCTGCTCTTCCTGGGGGAAATGATTGACGCCAATCAAGCCGGTCAATATGGCCTGGTCAACAAGGTGGTCCCGGTGGCCGATCTGGCGCAAGAGGCGAAAGCCCTAGCCAATAAACTGGCGGTGAAGTCCGCGCATGCGTTAGGTGTAATTAAGAATTCCGTGAATGCAGGGCTGAATATGAGCTTGTCAGAAGCGCTGGATTTTGAAACGAAAAATTTCATCCTGGTATTTGCCAGCGATGACCGCCGGGAAGGAATCGGCGCTTTCATGGAAAAGCGCAAACCTGTTTTTACAGGAAAGTAA
- a CDS encoding thiolase family protein, translating to MRNVCVIAGGQSVWGARQASERDMFQEAGKAAFEENPAVTNKDIDGLIVGSAYTERCSFQTHLAPVVAESLGIRPVNICCRVELLCATGSSGIILADAMIRSGKADVVMVIGGEKLFTPQRWEVNYSELASVDHDWDGTQGLGLPPPVFSAVAQQHMKLYGTTEEQLAMVSVKNRRNGLNNKKGQYQEAITLEQAMNARAIVRPMKLFDCCPVTDGAAAIILAAEEKAKYLTDKPLVYIRGTGQATLHNMSANMRNWSTWESLRIAAKQAYAKAGVTAKDVNVAQTHDCFTISEIIETEDLGFCEKGEGGPFVQAGQSDFGGQVPINTDGGLLSCGHPFGATGIRQGIEIMHQLRGDAVRQVEGARIGLTHNLSGFIAAHTVLIYGRDLA from the coding sequence ATGAGAAACGTTTGTGTTATTGCTGGCGGACAGTCAGTATGGGGAGCGCGCCAGGCCAGCGAGCGGGATATGTTCCAGGAGGCCGGCAAAGCCGCTTTCGAGGAAAACCCGGCGGTTACCAATAAGGATATTGACGGGTTGATTGTGGGTTCAGCCTATACAGAGCGCTGTTCCTTCCAAACCCACCTGGCTCCGGTAGTGGCTGAGAGCCTTGGCATCAGGCCGGTTAATATTTGTTGCCGGGTGGAACTGCTGTGCGCCACCGGCAGCAGCGGCATTATTCTTGCCGACGCGATGATCAGAAGCGGGAAAGCTGACGTGGTGATGGTCATTGGCGGTGAAAAGCTGTTCACCCCTCAGCGTTGGGAAGTCAACTACAGCGAGCTTGCTTCCGTGGACCATGACTGGGACGGCACCCAGGGGCTGGGCCTGCCGCCGCCGGTATTTTCCGCGGTTGCTCAACAACATATGAAGCTATACGGCACTACCGAAGAACAACTGGCCATGGTATCGGTGAAGAACCGCCGCAACGGCCTGAATAACAAGAAGGGTCAATACCAGGAAGCGATCACGCTTGAGCAGGCTATGAACGCCAGGGCCATCGTACGCCCCATGAAACTTTTCGATTGCTGTCCTGTTACCGACGGCGCCGCGGCAATTATCCTGGCGGCGGAAGAAAAAGCCAAGTATTTAACCGATAAGCCGCTTGTTTATATCAGAGGCACCGGACAGGCTACCCTGCACAATATGTCCGCCAATATGCGCAACTGGTCGACCTGGGAGTCTTTAAGAATCGCGGCCAAACAGGCCTATGCCAAAGCCGGTGTGACGGCCAAAGACGTTAATGTCGCTCAAACCCACGACTGTTTTACCATCTCAGAAATCATTGAAACTGAAGACCTTGGTTTCTGTGAAAAAGGTGAAGGCGGTCCCTTTGTTCAGGCGGGCCAATCCGACTTCGGCGGGCAAGTGCCGATTAACACGGACGGCGGTTTGTTGTCCTGCGGGCACCCCTTCGGCGCGACGGGCATTCGCCAGGGGATTGAAATCATGCATCAGTTGAGAGGTGACGCGGTGCGTCAGGTGGAAGGGGCCAGGATCGGCCTTACCCATAACCTGAGTGGTTTCATTGCTGCGCACACGGTATTAATTTACGGGAGGGATCTGGCATAA
- a CDS encoding Zn-ribbon domain-containing OB-fold protein — protein MSIVEGKYSATMDMWPLQSKEMTRIHPFYDNLKEGRFTTTSCRDCGTRAFPPRVVCPECLSENLEYVDLPLKGKVLIVTEEEVGVPVGFETPLIHAMIELDDQLTVFARVMNCKMGDLKEGDEVKLVVYPVDPLPVDGKKGAINLQERVFYAFEKA, from the coding sequence ATGAGTATAGTTGAAGGAAAATATTCCGCGACAATGGATATGTGGCCGCTTCAAAGCAAGGAAATGACCCGTATTCACCCGTTTTACGACAATCTCAAAGAAGGACGTTTTACTACTACCAGTTGCCGTGATTGCGGCACCCGGGCATTCCCACCCAGGGTGGTCTGTCCCGAATGCTTGTCTGAAAACCTGGAGTATGTCGATCTGCCGCTCAAAGGCAAAGTTCTGATAGTGACGGAAGAAGAAGTGGGAGTGCCGGTAGGATTTGAAACCCCCTTGATTCACGCCATGATTGAATTGGACGATCAACTGACTGTTTTCGCCCGGGTAATGAATTGTAAAATGGGTGATTTGAAGGAGGGCGACGAAGTAAAACTAGTTGTCTATCCGGTCGATCCGTTGCCGGTTGACGGCAAGAAAGGCGCAATCAACCTTCAGGAAAGAGTATTTTACGCTTTTGAAAAAGCCTGA
- a CDS encoding acyl-CoA dehydrogenase family protein produces MNFELDKELVFLKEMVRDLAQEKIAPRAAEIDEKDEFPWDIKEALAEHEILAMPFPEEYGGTGGKALPVVIAVEEIAKVSASVAMIPGGQCLGSAAIVIAGTEEQKQRFLPGLASGEKLCAYALTEPNAGSDVGGIQSTAVLDGDEYVINGTKRFISFGNIADILTVFAKTIDQNTGQKKLSCFAVEKGEGLVVRNLEHKMGVKGTPTAELFFDNMRVPKENLLGAEGDGFKIAMQVLDKTRSEVAAQALGLAQGALDFAVQYARDRVQFGSPIGKFQAIQMKLADMEIKTQAARYLTYVAADKYDRKVHDRGKYTAIAKAFASDAAMEVTSEAIQILGGYGYSKEYPLERMFRDAKIQQIYEGTNEIQRIVIARSLLGRGF; encoded by the coding sequence TTGAACTTCGAACTTGACAAGGAACTGGTGTTTTTAAAGGAAATGGTGCGGGATCTGGCGCAGGAAAAGATAGCTCCCCGGGCCGCGGAAATAGACGAGAAGGATGAGTTTCCCTGGGATATCAAGGAAGCCCTGGCGGAACACGAGATACTGGCCATGCCTTTTCCGGAGGAGTATGGCGGGACCGGCGGCAAAGCGCTTCCCGTGGTGATCGCGGTTGAGGAAATAGCCAAAGTCAGCGCCAGTGTGGCCATGATCCCGGGTGGCCAGTGCCTTGGCTCAGCGGCTATTGTCATTGCCGGTACGGAAGAACAGAAGCAGCGGTTTCTGCCCGGCTTGGCCAGCGGAGAAAAGCTGTGCGCCTACGCTCTTACCGAGCCCAACGCCGGTTCCGACGTGGGAGGCATTCAGAGTACCGCCGTACTGGACGGAGATGAATATGTAATCAACGGCACCAAACGTTTTATTTCTTTTGGCAATATCGCCGATATTCTTACGGTTTTTGCCAAAACAATAGATCAGAATACCGGACAAAAAAAATTGTCTTGTTTCGCCGTGGAAAAAGGAGAAGGTCTGGTTGTCCGCAATTTGGAGCATAAGATGGGTGTGAAGGGCACGCCGACGGCGGAGTTGTTCTTCGACAACATGCGGGTTCCCAAGGAAAACCTGCTGGGCGCCGAAGGGGACGGGTTTAAAATAGCCATGCAGGTGCTTGACAAAACCAGGTCGGAAGTAGCGGCCCAAGCCCTCGGCCTGGCTCAGGGCGCCCTTGACTTCGCGGTGCAGTACGCGCGTGACCGGGTGCAGTTCGGCAGCCCCATCGGTAAATTCCAGGCCATTCAGATGAAGCTGGCCGATATGGAGATAAAAACACAGGCGGCGCGCTACCTGACTTATGTGGCGGCAGACAAGTATGACCGCAAGGTTCACGACCGGGGGAAATATACAGCCATAGCCAAGGCCTTTGCCTCCGACGCGGCGATGGAAGTAACTTCAGAGGCCATTCAAATACTAGGCGGATACGGTTACAGCAAGGAGTACCCTCTGGAAAGAATGTTCCGGGACGCCAAAATTCAGCAGATTTACGAGGGGACAAACGAGATCCAGCGGATAGTTATCGCCCGGAGCCTGTTGGGTCGCGGTTTTTAA